The Deltaproteobacteria bacterium genomic interval AGCATCAGCGATTCTGTGGCGTCGTAGGAAAACGGCCGTACATGGTCGCTGCGGTTGAACGGATAGTACACCAAGCCCTGGAACGCTACGAACGCGGCTTCGTATTCCTGGCGGTAGGTGGCCGGATCCAATTCGCGTTTGGCCGCTTCGATCTCCGCCGGCGGAAGGATATCCGATGAAAACCAGGTGTACCCCTGCCAGTCGGCGTTGGCCGGATCGCACGCGAAATTGTAGAGATCGTAATAGTGATTCCGGCCTTCGGGCACGCCGATCATCCAGGCCCATCCCTGCCGGTCCGAGAGGGCCGGGCGGGTGTGAGCCGACCAGGCGATCGGTTTCATGTTGGCGTACTCGTCCAGCACCACGCCGTCCCAGGGAGACCCTTCGATCCGTTCGGGTTTGTCCATACCCAAGACCTGGAGCTCCGCGCCCCACTTGGTCCGTATGGACAACTCGGTTTCGACAATGCGATCGATCCAGTTGGAAGGGACGAGCAGCTTGAAATCGGCCCAATAGATCCGTTTGGCCTGATCGCGTGTGGGCGCGCACGCCGCATAGCGTGGTTTGGCCCAATCCTTGGGTTCGGCCAGAGCCTTGACCAGGCGCCGCTTGGCCAACTCCGTCTTTCCCGACCGCCGCCCGGCGGGCACGACCTTGAACCGCACCGGCTCCCGCCAGAGCGCCTTTTGCACCGGATGCGGATGGAGGGCCGTCCATCGGCTTGTCAGGGCATAGTCGCGTATTTCGCGTGACGACGCCTGGGGCGTCAATATGGGCTCACTCGTTTCCAATGGTTCTCGATTCCATTTCGTTGAGTACGTTTCGAAGGCCCGCCGCGAATCCGGTTGCACTTCCGTCGGCTTCCGGCTTTCCCTGGACCTGCTCGTGCAGATCTCTCAATCGGTTGATTTCGTCCTTGGCTTTTTGAATCAGTCTCAACAAAGCCACTTCCGCACTCGGACTGAACTTGCTGGTGGTGGTAATTTCCTGGCTCCCGTTCGAGAACTCTCTCCGCGTGGTTTCTTCCCATCCCTCCTCGAGTTGCCGAAGCCTTTGATGGAGACAGCTCAATTCCCGCTCCTTCTCGGCAATGGCCACGCGCGACTCGTCTTCCTTTCCGAAAAAGAGCGCATTGTCCGCCACCCACCGAATGGCCTTTTTCACAGTGCTTTCTGAAATTCCCATTTCCTGTGCGATCTGAGCCGGATGAAATCCCTGCCGCTTGTAGTCGAAAATCTTGAAATACCGATCCTGGGTTTTCTTGTTTGGCGCCACGGTCCTTTCCTTTTCCGGATCATCAAGTTTGTTGAACTGAGAGTGAATGGCCCGCCCTGGCATGCTTTTTTTGGTCAATCCTAATAGCCACATACGATAGCAACAGAATGTCTCTATAGCTGTTCTTCGCCGTTGCACATGATCGAGTACTGCTTAAACTTTCTTATGGCCTTCCATCATGGGAGCGGTTCGACTCACTGAGTTCCACTGACGGCCTCACTAATTACGTACGCTTGAGGGCGGTTTTGCCCCGGTTGACCGTGGGATATGGAGAGAAGCTAAATCGTCGCGGTCCGGAAGGAGCGCCCTGGAGCAATCGATCGAAAGGCGGCTTGGCGGACGAATCGGCGGTTCAAACAGAAAGCACGGGTTTCTATTGAAGGCTCTCGAAGAAATGGGACTATTGAAAAAGGACGGATGGGTCACCTCATCGGATCAAGGTTCTCCGCGCTTCGGGTGCGGAAGCCGGAAATTTTTTCTTGATTGTTGGGCCAAATTCAACTATACGACAATTCACGATTGCGGGTGAATCGTTTCAGATACGCATCCTTTTCGGGGTATAACGGGCCGTTAGCTCAATTGGCAGAGCAACTGACTCTTAATCAGTAGGTTTGGGGTTCGAGACCCCGACGGCCCACCAGTAAAAATCTGCGGTTTCAGGCACTTAGCTTGGAACCGTTTTCTTTGGGATCAGCTTACATCGGGGTAAAAAGGGACAGTTAAGGGACAGCTTGAGGGACAAAAAACCGCGCCTCTTTAATGTCCCTATGCTAAAATTGACATAGAAAGCAATTAGCGTGCCAACCCAGAAACAAAAAATGAGGAGTAGACGTGGAGATTTAGAAAAAGACTGAATAGGCGCCAAGGCGTGGACGTGGCGTAAGGTTTCTCCCCGAATTTCTCCACAGGGATATATTGGGCGCTTACCAGCCCACCCCTTGAGGATAGGCGGGATAGCTTGTTCTACTGCTTCTTGGGTGGCTTTTCCCCTTAGCTCACTAGATATTCCGGCATAACTAAAGGTGGCTCGTTGATTCCCTCCGCCCGATTCCCAAGTTTTACCAGCAACTCCCCAAAAGCCCTCGTCGGGAAAGATTGAGGTTTGGAACCCTTGGGTTTCTGGTCCATATTGTCCCTCCAATTTCGCGTTAACTTCTTGCAAAGCCTGAGCGCCAAATTTCCGATTTTGCGTCCCCGACAAAAAAGCCTCAATCGTTTTGTCCGGATCTGACAATACCGTGGGTTATCCATGTCGAAAAAATGGAGGTGACCCATGGAAGCGATTCGCGACTACCTGGCTCATGTCAAAGTGGGCAAAAAACAGANNNNNNNNNNNNNNNNNNNNNNNNNNNNAAAAAAACAGACCCATCTCAACATGACCTTATTTCCTCTCTTGGCGCCGGACAACGGCGAACCGGACTACCTGACCCTTGATGAGGCGATCGAGCGGGAACAGATCGAGGTTACGGAAGTGAGCGAGTCGGGCAGTGTCCCCGATCTGAAATTGATCAACCGGGGAAAGCAAGAAGTACTCATCATTGAGGGAGAAGAATTGCAGGGAGCCAAACAGAACCGTAACGTCAATTCGACCTTTCTCATTGACGGTAATTGTGAACTGATGATTCCGGTAAAGGATTCATACTGTACGGCATCAAAAAGGAGCATCGGCTGGCCGTTTGTAAAGTTTGAAATTTACTCAAGGCGGACAGAAAGGTTAGAGTGATCCGCGGAAAGGATGAGGGATGGTTCCATGAACCAAGGATACGAAGCAACCGTGCCTAACTGAACACGTTTTCGTGTTCAGTTAGAAGATGGGAATTCCGCGGCCTCAACAACCTCCTGAAATGAAGAAACGGTTCGAAGAATACCTGCTCGTGCTTCCCAAGGACAACGAGCCTGGCAAAATCCGGATCGTTTTGGAGTAGCCATGCATTCGTTTGAATCAGGTTTTTTGGAAAAACAGCCTATTCCCCATTCTCTTCTGCGCACTATCCGCCTGTTGGGCGAATACCTGGGGAAGGAGGCGCTTTTCAGGCAGCAGACCCCTCAAGTGCTTGAGTCGCTGCGCCAGGTCGCCATCATTCAGAGCACCGAATCATCGAACCGAATTGAGGGAATCGAAGCCCCGGTTGATCGTATCAAGAAGCTTGTAGAACATAAAACCACGCCCAAGAACCGTCCGGAGCAGGAAATCGCCGGTTACCGGGATGCTCTCGCGACAATTCACGCCAACCACGCCAACATGCCGTTCACTGTCGGTATCGTCCTTCAGCTTCATCGTGATCTTTATCAATTCGTTGCACAGCAGGGTGGGCGGTGGAAGATGACCGACAACGAGATTTCCGAGACGTTGGCCGACGGAACGAAGATTACGCGATTCAGACCGACCCCCGCGCATCGGACACCCGAAGCAATGGAACGCCTGCACACACGGTTCCGTGATGAATGGAACGAGGGCTTGATCGATCCCCTGCTGCTCATACCGGCTTATGTCCTCGATTTCTTGTGCATACACCCTTTTACCGACGGCAACGGAAGGATGGCGCGACTGCTCACGCTCCTTCTTCTCTATCGGGCGGGTTTCGAGGTCGGTCGGTATGTAAGTTTGGAGCATCTGATCGAAAACCAGCGTGTGGGCTATTACGATGCTCTGTACAAATCCTCTCAAGGTTGGCACGGGGGGGTCCACACGCTGCTGCCGTGGTGGGAATATTTTCTGGGCGTGATGCTGCTCGGCGCCTACCGTGAATTCGAACGTCGCACCGGCGAACTGACAACTGCTCGCGGCGCAAAGACTGAAATGGTCATAGCGGCGATTCGGAAACTTCCGGCCGGCTTCCGCTATGCCGATCTGGCTCAGGCCTGCCCAAACGTGAGCCGGCCGACAATCAAGCGTGTGCTGGCCCGACTTCGTGAGGAAGGAGCGGTGGAATGCGTCAAATCCGGCAGAGATGCCGTGTGGGCGAAAAAAGGGATCATGACCCGTTAATGGTATCATGAATGGCTACGATCCTCAGTCCTAAACTTAAAAGGGATCATGATACTATTAATGGGATCATAAACGGCTATTATGGGTGCCGGATGAAAAGATGTGCGCAGTTTCTGAGCAAACCACCCCCGGCGCCCAACCCCCGATTGCTCAATTTCTGAGCAGGTGAGAACTATAGCTGAGCAAACTACGCTGTATTTCCAACAAGTTGGATGTTTGGCGCAAAGTTTGCGGTAGCAATGGAGTGTCGCCCGCCCAATCGCTGGGAAATCAATCTAAAAATCAAATCCAGTTCACGAGATACGCGAACGAAAACGAAGCTCAATTTCAAATGGAGAAAATGGATGTCCAACGGTGTGAACATTCGCGAAAATAGACTGAATACGCGCCCGAGTTTGCCGCTCTCGACTCTGACAAATCCAGAGAGTTTGAATAAGTTCCTGGATACTTTCGAGTGGGTGGTGTCCGAGGCGAAAGCATTTCATCCGTCGGAAGAGACAATATGAAACAGCTTGTTCTCCTGGCGTGATTTGGCAAGCCCTCCGCTTCGAAAGGAAAATAAATGCCCAACCAGTATCGATTCCAGCTCACTACAGCCGTAACTTGGCGAATAGTTGCCGAAATTCTTCGTCGCCACCATGAAAAACAAGCACTTCGAGTCTATGAGACCCATCCAGGAGACGGTCAGTATGACTGCCTGTCGATTCGTGTAGGGGGGATAAAACCTGGTACTGCT includes:
- a CDS encoding Fic family protein; this encodes MHSFESGFLEKQPIPHSLLRTIRLLGEYLGKEALFRQQTPQVLESLRQVAIIQSTESSNRIEGIEAPVDRIKKLVEHKTTPKNRPEQEIAGYRDALATIHANHANMPFTVGIVLQLHRDLYQFVAQQGGRWKMTDNEISETLADGTKITRFRPTPAHRTPEAMERLHTRFRDEWNEGLIDPLLLIPAYVLDFLCIHPFTDGNGRMARLLTLLLLYRAGFEVGRYVSLEHLIENQRVGYYDALYKSSQGWHGGVHTLLPWWEYFLGVMLLGAYREFERRTGELTTARGAKTEMVIAAIRKLPAGFRYADLAQACPNVSRPTIKRVLARLREEGAVECVKSGRDAVWAKKGIMTR